A genomic region of Alicyclobacillus sp. SO9 contains the following coding sequences:
- a CDS encoding CdaR family transcriptional regulator — protein sequence MDETVSSSTAQRRVSRHHEREFFTAIQRGRDLAADLDKAVLKLHQRFPHSILILEDQTGWPVRTFGNDEEVKRTGDEWKRVPLLFNNHQFGCIRYMGAVGKLSNMDVIEIVLSLIEIEHWAEVESERRGEKVQRLLSEGVTESVTRLLSLCGLVESCGYILVAMELSTKADKFLHMDELRKFMLARLWRYESTMDFIAFRQGGLIGIFPGELEDRKKWEETVEDCIVQWNHYQERQSSPLAMEVHACVSFVESLHQLDNGIRRIDATLQLADKWNLSGLIRPRFSRTLTTDMLCNLADRQILEMVEGTLGALRAAENEELLQTLRIYLLFNQNAAQTARALYIHRNTLLYRIKNIEEILGLNLRNTAQLSAVWFALEGLEFLESSGLGKNLNGKDAQRQ from the coding sequence CCATTCAGAGGGGCCGCGACCTGGCTGCTGATTTGGATAAAGCAGTATTAAAACTCCACCAGCGCTTCCCTCATTCAATTCTCATTCTTGAGGACCAGACTGGCTGGCCCGTGAGAACCTTTGGAAACGACGAAGAGGTTAAGCGAACAGGTGACGAATGGAAGCGGGTTCCACTCCTGTTTAACAACCACCAGTTTGGATGTATTCGCTACATGGGTGCTGTCGGAAAGCTTTCTAATATGGACGTAATAGAGATTGTACTGAGCCTTATAGAAATAGAGCACTGGGCAGAGGTTGAGAGTGAGCGCAGGGGAGAAAAAGTACAAAGACTGCTCTCTGAAGGTGTAACCGAAAGTGTGACACGGCTTCTTTCCCTCTGCGGTCTGGTTGAATCCTGCGGGTATATTCTGGTGGCGATGGAGCTCAGCACGAAAGCCGATAAGTTTTTGCACATGGATGAGCTCAGAAAATTTATGCTGGCCCGGTTGTGGAGATACGAATCAACGATGGATTTCATAGCCTTTCGACAAGGTGGACTGATTGGAATTTTTCCTGGAGAACTGGAGGACAGAAAGAAGTGGGAAGAAACTGTTGAAGACTGTATTGTTCAGTGGAATCACTATCAAGAACGTCAGTCAAGTCCGCTTGCGATGGAAGTTCACGCATGTGTCTCCTTTGTTGAGTCGCTGCATCAGTTAGACAACGGAATTCGCAGAATTGATGCTACCTTGCAGTTGGCTGACAAGTGGAATCTATCAGGTTTAATACGCCCGCGGTTCAGCCGTACACTCACAACGGACATGCTCTGCAACCTCGCGGACCGCCAAATCCTCGAAATGGTAGAGGGCACCCTTGGAGCACTTCGGGCCGCAGAGAATGAAGAACTCCTTCAGACCTTGCGCATCTATCTGCTATTCAATCAAAATGCTGCCCAGACGGCAAGAGCACTGTATATTCATCGCAATACACTCCTCTACCGCATCAAAAACATAGAAGAAATTCTTGGGTTAAATCTGCGGAACACAGCTCAACTGTCAGCCGTTTGGTTTGCTCTTGAAGGGCTCGAATTTCTGGAATCCTCCGGTCTTGGGAAGAATCTCAACGGCAAGGACGCTCAGCGTCAGTAA
- a CDS encoding efflux RND transporter periplasmic adaptor subunit, with translation METEQSTQRNEELYLTKKAWWKRPFPWIAVVIVLAGGGTYAVVRQHTKKTAAPLYQIRYIQARTGTVAQTVSISGTLEPINQATVSASGTLQSVSVKVGQKVKEGQVIAHMDTSSLDLQLELAKAQLASADAKLAQANETTTTTVKGKTQTTQPNPNVVAEDQASVDQANAKVVSIENQIAACTVKSPIAGTVMTVANPASTSTVTISTTSSGSGSSGAKGGNSSSKSIASITDLSSSDFEVQANVAQADVSKIHPGQRADISMSSIHGPRLVGTVESLQLIPHTSSGVTTYPVIVKVNKPAGSGVTMLPGANVSVVIVEKQARNVVTVPTAALVQRRGQVGVYEKTTGSSSANGRTTSGSASGTQTSKGGTRGHSSNSQFAAPANLQFHPVTVGLYGGNTVQIKNGLQAGQQVALVLPSSSQSSSTGSSAGRRGFGLGGGFARFAGGGLGGGRRFAGGGTRGSRGGGKAGGGKSGGGNG, from the coding sequence GTGGAAACAGAGCAGTCGACGCAGAGAAATGAGGAATTATATCTTACTAAGAAAGCATGGTGGAAACGACCCTTTCCCTGGATTGCAGTGGTGATTGTACTTGCCGGCGGGGGTACTTATGCAGTCGTCCGTCAACACACGAAAAAAACTGCGGCCCCTTTGTATCAAATCCGATATATTCAGGCCCGCACTGGAACCGTAGCACAAACCGTCAGTATTTCCGGAACGCTTGAGCCCATAAATCAAGCGACGGTGTCCGCCAGCGGAACGTTACAGTCTGTCTCCGTAAAAGTGGGGCAGAAGGTGAAGGAAGGTCAAGTCATTGCTCACATGGACACCAGCAGTCTTGATTTGCAGTTGGAACTGGCGAAAGCGCAGCTGGCCAGCGCTGATGCCAAACTGGCACAGGCAAATGAGACAACAACCACGACAGTTAAAGGGAAAACCCAGACGACGCAGCCGAATCCCAATGTAGTTGCAGAGGACCAAGCGTCTGTCGACCAAGCGAATGCAAAGGTTGTGTCCATTGAAAATCAGATTGCTGCCTGTACAGTCAAGAGCCCGATAGCAGGCACAGTCATGACAGTCGCAAACCCCGCCTCTACCAGCACTGTTACAATCAGCACGACGAGCAGCGGTTCCGGTTCCTCCGGCGCCAAAGGCGGCAACTCCTCGAGTAAAAGCATTGCTTCCATTACGGATTTGTCTTCGTCGGACTTTGAAGTTCAGGCCAACGTAGCACAGGCAGATGTTTCAAAAATTCATCCAGGTCAAAGAGCGGACATTTCGATGTCGTCAATTCATGGACCAAGGCTGGTTGGAACCGTCGAGAGTCTGCAGTTGATTCCGCACACTTCCAGCGGTGTGACTACATACCCGGTAATCGTCAAAGTGAATAAACCGGCAGGGTCCGGTGTGACGATGCTCCCGGGAGCCAACGTATCGGTTGTCATTGTGGAGAAACAGGCAAGAAATGTTGTGACCGTGCCCACGGCTGCTCTGGTCCAGCGTCGCGGCCAAGTAGGTGTCTACGAAAAAACAACAGGCAGTTCTTCTGCCAATGGCAGAACGACATCGGGGTCTGCTTCAGGCACTCAAACCTCAAAGGGCGGCACGCGGGGGCATTCGTCTAATTCTCAGTTCGCGGCACCGGCCAATCTCCAGTTCCACCCAGTTACTGTAGGGTTGTACGGAGGCAATACGGTTCAGATCAAGAACGGGCTTCAAGCAGGGCAGCAAGTAGCGCTCGTTCTTCCCTCATCCAGTCAATCGAGCAGTACGGGAAGTAGTGCGGGGAGACGCGGCTTTGGCCTGGGCGGCGGTTTTGCCCGGTTTGCAGGAGGAGGACTAGGCGGAGGCAGAAGGTTTGCCGGCGGAGGGACTAGAGGCAGTCGCGGCGGGGGTAAGGCTGGCGGCGGGAAGTCCGGAGGTGGCAATGGATGA